CTTTGATTGATTACTGGgttaagaaatagaaacatacTCTGCCTCTGCCTTGTGGGTTACCAACAGGAACTTGCGGTACAGATGAAGAGTTAGAAGTAGAAGGCAGGTTGCGGTGGCGTTTTGAAGAAGCAATTTTTGAAACAGGGTTAGGGTCTCTGTCTGTGGGAGAAGTATCACCATCACCAGGATTTTGTTTCTTTACCAATTTTGGTTCTGGTTGAGCGAAGATCAAGCTACCACCAGTTGAGAGGCAGTAAAGGGAGAGTTCTTGGCACTGGAAGAGATGGAGTCTCCAGTCTTTAGCCAACTGCCTGTGATGGTCATCACCACCATTCATCAGAAACAGGGTGTACTTAACAGGTGGATGATCAAACCCCTCGAAACCAATACTTAGGAATGGATTTTTTTTCCACCAGATGGGCGCCGGCTTACTGCCACAGTTCGTCGGTGTGTAGCTCATCGATGTGTAGCGTAGTGGGGGTGTCTTGAAAAATAGCCAATTTCCTGCATTTTCTGGTATGATCTTTAGCTGCCAAGGAAGTGTGGTGAATAATCCAGCAACGTGATCCAGATTTGGAACACCTGTTTGTAAGCCTCGGACACTGTTCAGCAGAGCCAAGATACAAACCCTCTTTTGATGTTCTCCATCAAGGAATCCGTCGAAGTAATGAAAAGCCACAGCTCGTTGGGCAAATTCTCGTGCCAACTGAAAATGGCCGTA
The Brassica oleracea var. oleracea cultivar TO1000 unplaced genomic scaffold, BOL UnpScaffold05527, whole genome shotgun sequence genome window above contains:
- the LOC106322053 gene encoding uncharacterized protein LOC106322053 (The sequence of the model RefSeq protein was modified relative to this genomic sequence to represent the inferred CDS: added 252 bases not found in genome assembly); translation: MSYTPTNCGSKPAPIWWKKNPFLSIGFEGFDHPPVKYTLFLMNGGDDHHRQLAKDWRLHLFQCQELSLYCLSTGGSLIFAQPEPKLVKKQNPGDGDTSPTDRDPNPVSKIASSKRHRNLPSTSNSSSVPQVPVGNPQGRGRNSMLSFLAVTEGVACRDGETVELQQIKAKKKIGPSFALKNLAKTLFKVCELHPQDVVFKDQKDAQKMYRFNDLSLVGKETMDQ